The following coding sequences are from one Anaerolineales bacterium window:
- a CDS encoding NBR1-Ig-like domain-containing protein: MHIEGRAYWMVAWGLLVAGCARPHQSQVIPAWTPPPQLPASPGMPATEQPGPLPTAVCTNDAVFVEDLTVPDGTTVSPGESIDKRWAVRNTGSCNWNSSYRLVSLGESGFTAPGEVALYPARAGEVATLQVVLQAPDRPGEYASRWQAQAPDGSLFGDPIFVFLYVEPATPTPEPTAIPGSA; this comes from the coding sequence ATGCACATCGAGGGGCGGGCCTATTGGATGGTCGCCTGGGGACTGCTTGTCGCCGGCTGCGCTCGCCCCCATCAGTCGCAGGTCATCCCAGCCTGGACGCCGCCGCCACAGCTCCCCGCCTCCCCGGGCATGCCAGCCACCGAGCAGCCAGGCCCGCTGCCAACAGCGGTCTGTACCAATGATGCGGTCTTTGTCGAGGATCTGACGGTGCCAGATGGCACCACCGTCAGTCCGGGAGAAAGCATCGACAAGCGCTGGGCAGTGCGCAACACTGGGAGCTGCAACTGGAACTCATCCTACCGCCTGGTGTCACTGGGAGAAAGCGGTTTCACCGCTCCGGGCGAAGTCGCCCTTTACCCGGCACGGGCTGGCGAAGTGGCGACCCTGCAGGTTGTGCTTCAAGCGCCAGACCGCCCCGGCGAGTATGCCAGCCGGTGGCAGGCGCAGGCCCCCGACGGCTCGCTCTTCGGCGACCCGATCTTCGTCTTCCTCTACGTCGAGCCTGCCACGCCAACGCCCGAGCCGACGGCGATTCCTGGAAGCGCGTAG